A single genomic interval of Lewinellaceae bacterium harbors:
- a CDS encoding T9SS type A sorting domain-containing protein: MKKRNTLLYTLFATITLIALFTNQYVAPDNGYTGAPGEGTCASCHAPANANFAGQVQLTGIPDQLYAGQEYKVNIEVRKFRGNPAYAGFEMVVLDQNNQDIGTLNQPTGVSGIITDRTLLRTYFKNVIHPTDFGNDSVVTWSVTWIAPENQTNATVNFYATAILANGDSTVLGDLAVKTQLSRILTEGGPLSVEIANVTNVQCGGDSTGAISLLVQGGTAPLSYQWSNGATTPDIQSLPAGDYTVTVTDSDTSQVVKTVTITEPANLVPQIISVTGVACNGQDNGSATLGASGGTPPYQFLWPDADTSRIRNDLAAGDYIVLVVDHADCAATLPLTIEANVFIQTNAGSIAESTPGAHDGIAYVTPSGGTPPYLIVWNTGANTDTIRQLAPGTYTVVIGDLSGCLVQDSVIVGSGTCPLAGNISVVQPDCGTGNSGSISVTFPNPTGQVTIRWSNGDTTPTILNLSPGTYTLFAEDEGTCTYRDTVIIQSTGMITLDSVRLKHPQCDGTNDGSISFTINGGVPPYRLDWSPDLPTATPDSLAAGTYILTVFDANNCTSQDTFVLLGDDNTLPFILSPSIEAYLDANGIAQVTFAQLQEAVIDNCGLDTITLSKNTFSCSELGSQQVALTARDLAGNSLNDSITIVVMDTIKPVIQPFDTLTANRCTGLNYPQILTQDNCGVDTVFLLQGTGPDGSFTVGMNLDVYQVIDFSGNASLGVLPIFIQRPTLVADLTPPSCSGRTDGSIAIDFPDAATTISTIWGNGQTGDTLKNIPGGSYIAFSADTTGCFFRDTIVLDSSAFQVVLDSIRAESPAGGYLAVHLDGGSAPYEFQWFKEEIALADTSLILDSLAAGRYHMKAQDDTGCKITSDDFLITGTSARQSWLEQNITLYPNPNNGRLWIRNDQRVIIHEAVLTNLLGQPLQRWITPSLPLQLPGISDGSYLLKINTDQGSIVKQIIILQH, encoded by the coding sequence ATGAAAAAAAGGAATACACTCCTCTACACCCTTTTTGCTACGATCACCCTGATTGCTCTTTTCACCAACCAGTACGTTGCCCCGGACAACGGATATACCGGAGCTCCCGGAGAAGGAACCTGCGCCTCATGCCACGCCCCGGCAAATGCCAACTTCGCCGGCCAGGTGCAGCTCACCGGTATACCAGATCAATTGTATGCAGGGCAGGAATACAAAGTAAACATCGAGGTGCGGAAATTCCGTGGGAATCCTGCGTATGCCGGATTTGAAATGGTGGTGCTCGATCAGAACAACCAGGACATTGGCACACTGAATCAACCTACCGGAGTTTCCGGTATCATTACAGACCGGACCTTATTACGCACCTATTTTAAAAATGTGATCCACCCTACCGATTTTGGTAACGACAGTGTGGTAACATGGAGTGTCACCTGGATTGCACCGGAAAATCAAACCAATGCCACCGTCAACTTCTACGCAACGGCCATATTGGCAAATGGAGACAGTACAGTCCTTGGTGATTTGGCGGTGAAAACCCAGCTCAGCAGGATCCTGACCGAAGGTGGTCCATTAAGTGTGGAAATAGCCAATGTTACCAATGTTCAGTGTGGCGGTGATAGCACGGGCGCGATTTCCCTGCTCGTACAGGGAGGGACAGCTCCTCTCTCCTATCAGTGGTCTAACGGAGCCACTACTCCGGATATTCAGTCATTACCTGCAGGAGATTACACGGTGACCGTTACTGATAGCGATACTTCACAGGTAGTCAAAACGGTTACCATAACGGAACCTGCCAACCTTGTTCCCCAGATAATCAGTGTCACCGGAGTGGCGTGCAATGGCCAGGATAACGGCAGTGCCACATTGGGAGCATCAGGCGGAACACCGCCGTATCAGTTCCTGTGGCCCGATGCGGATACCAGCAGGATCCGGAATGACCTGGCTGCCGGAGATTATATCGTATTGGTGGTAGATCATGCCGATTGCGCTGCTACCCTACCCTTAACCATTGAGGCCAATGTATTCATCCAAACCAATGCAGGATCTATAGCAGAGTCCACACCTGGCGCCCACGACGGAATAGCCTATGTAACGCCGTCTGGCGGTACACCGCCTTATTTAATAGTCTGGAATACAGGTGCAAACACCGACACCATCCGACAGCTGGCTCCCGGCACCTATACGGTTGTGATCGGCGACCTTTCGGGATGCCTGGTACAGGATTCGGTTATCGTTGGCTCGGGCACCTGCCCCCTGGCGGGCAATATTTCCGTTGTCCAGCCTGATTGTGGCACCGGTAACTCCGGTTCAATATCAGTAACTTTCCCCAATCCAACCGGTCAGGTAACCATTCGCTGGTCTAATGGGGATACAACTCCTACCATCCTGAATTTATCTCCCGGCACTTATACCCTGTTTGCAGAGGATGAAGGAACCTGCACTTACCGGGACACTGTGATTATTCAGTCTACAGGAATGATCACACTGGACAGCGTTAGGTTAAAACACCCACAATGCGATGGCACCAATGACGGTAGTATATCATTTACGATCAATGGAGGTGTTCCTCCCTATCGCCTGGACTGGTCCCCTGATCTTCCTACAGCTACACCTGACAGCCTGGCGGCAGGAACGTATATCCTGACTGTGTTTGATGCCAACAACTGCACCAGTCAGGACACGTTCGTTCTCCTTGGTGATGATAATACCCTTCCGTTCATTTTGTCACCCAGTATAGAAGCTTATCTGGATGCCAACGGAATTGCGCAGGTAACATTCGCTCAATTACAGGAGGCGGTCATTGATAATTGTGGTCTGGATACGATAACCCTGTCAAAAAATACTTTTTCCTGTTCGGAACTGGGAAGTCAGCAAGTAGCACTTACGGCCAGGGACCTAGCCGGAAACTCCTTGAATGATTCCATTACCATCGTCGTAATGGATACCATCAAACCGGTGATTCAGCCATTTGATACTTTAACGGCAAATCGGTGTACCGGTCTGAACTATCCGCAAATCCTGACTCAGGATAATTGTGGTGTAGACACCGTATTTCTGCTTCAGGGCACCGGTCCCGACGGAAGCTTTACCGTTGGCATGAACCTGGATGTCTACCAGGTCATTGACTTCTCAGGAAATGCCAGCCTGGGAGTTCTTCCCATATTCATTCAGCGACCGACTTTAGTAGCAGACTTGACACCTCCAAGTTGTTCCGGGCGGACTGACGGATCCATAGCCATTGATTTTCCGGATGCTGCCACAACGATTTCTACCATCTGGGGCAATGGACAGACCGGTGATACCCTCAAGAATATACCGGGAGGAAGCTACATCGCATTCAGTGCGGACACTACCGGTTGCTTTTTCCGGGATACCATTGTGCTCGACAGCTCAGCATTTCAGGTTGTTTTGGATAGTATTAGAGCAGAGTCGCCAGCCGGTGGTTATCTCGCCGTTCATCTGGACGGAGGTTCCGCGCCCTACGAATTTCAGTGGTTTAAGGAAGAAATAGCCCTTGCTGACACTTCACTGATCCTGGATAGTCTGGCAGCCGGCCGGTATCATATGAAAGCACAGGACGATACCGGATGTAAAATCACCTCCGATGACTTCCTCATTACCGGTACATCCGCAAGGCAATCATGGCTGGAACAAAATATTACGTTGTATCCGAATCCAAATAATGGACGATTATGGATCCGCAATGATCAGCGTGTCATCATTCACGAAGCCGTCCTGACAAATTTACTGGGTC
- the ftsY gene encoding signal recognition particle-docking protein FtsY: MSFLKKFFTKEKKEDLDKGLEKTKTNIFSQITKAIAGKSTVDEEVLDELENILITSDVGLDTTIKIIERIEARVARDKYMNTAELNDILRDEIVQLLTENKTEDQEDFDVPEVKPYVMMVVGVNGVGKTTTIGKLAYQYKQRGMKVVLGAGDTFRAAAVDQLKIWADRVGCDFYSKGMHTDPGAVAYEAVNYAIQNGNDVVIVDTAGRLHTKLNLMKELTKIKNSIEKRMPGAPHEVLLVLDATTGQNAIEQAKHFTEATSVTALALTKLDGTAKGGVAIGISDQFKIPIKYIGVGESIDKLQVFNRRIFVESLFDK; this comes from the coding sequence ATGAGCTTCCTAAAGAAATTCTTCACCAAGGAAAAGAAAGAAGACCTCGATAAAGGCCTGGAGAAGACGAAAACCAATATCTTCTCCCAGATCACAAAAGCTATCGCCGGTAAATCAACGGTGGACGAGGAAGTTCTGGATGAACTGGAGAACATCCTCATTACTTCCGATGTGGGACTGGACACCACGATTAAGATCATCGAGCGGATCGAAGCCCGTGTCGCACGGGATAAATACATGAATACCGCGGAGCTGAACGACATCCTGCGTGATGAGATCGTTCAATTACTTACCGAGAATAAAACCGAAGATCAGGAAGATTTTGATGTCCCGGAAGTCAAGCCCTATGTGATGATGGTCGTCGGCGTCAATGGTGTAGGCAAAACGACCACAATTGGCAAACTTGCCTACCAGTACAAACAGAGAGGCATGAAAGTGGTCCTGGGAGCGGGTGACACCTTCCGTGCCGCGGCGGTCGATCAGTTGAAAATATGGGCAGACCGGGTAGGCTGTGACTTCTATTCAAAAGGAATGCATACCGATCCCGGCGCTGTGGCTTACGAAGCAGTGAACTACGCCATCCAGAACGGGAATGACGTGGTCATTGTTGATACGGCTGGCCGTCTGCATACCAAGCTAAACCTGATGAAGGAACTTACCAAGATCAAGAATTCCATCGAAAAGAGGATGCCCGGAGCTCCCCATGAAGTTCTCCTGGTCCTGGATGCTACCACTGGTCAAAATGCCATCGAGCAGGCCAAGCATTTTACCGAAGCCACTTCCGTCACCGCATTGGCCTTGACCAAGCTGGACGGAACCGCCAAGGGTGGTGTGGCGATCGGCATCTCCGACCAGTTTAAAATCCCCATTAAATACATTGGAGTGGGTGAATCCATCGACAAACTTCAGGTATTCAATCGCCGGATCTTTGTAGAATCCTTATTTGACAAATAA